One window from the genome of Pararhizobium gei encodes:
- a CDS encoding DUF2937 family protein, with amino-acid sequence MGPISRLITLGSGIFGAIVMSQAPELTQQYRQRIGGAMDELRVIVENFDREANRNAIDRETALGLYAASAEPFLKDQGVSMRQTLTRFQNLEGQQQALEAASPIYKPFILIKDADPAILENTWRDFIPAVPVSLPGMTWAAIGFGLAWLLCALTAFLSRGAYRLGAGRTYRLLH; translated from the coding sequence ATGGGGCCAATCAGCAGGTTGATCACTCTGGGCAGCGGCATTTTCGGTGCGATCGTCATGTCGCAGGCGCCGGAACTGACCCAGCAATACCGCCAGCGGATTGGCGGGGCGATGGACGAACTGCGCGTCATCGTGGAGAATTTCGATCGCGAGGCGAACCGGAACGCCATCGACCGGGAGACGGCCCTTGGTCTTTACGCGGCGTCGGCCGAGCCGTTCCTGAAGGATCAGGGTGTTTCGATGCGGCAGACGCTGACGCGCTTTCAAAACCTGGAGGGTCAGCAACAGGCCCTGGAAGCCGCCTCTCCGATCTACAAACCCTTCATCCTGATAAAGGATGCGGACCCGGCGATCCTGGAGAACACCTGGCGGGATTTCATTCCCGCGGTTCCGGTGAGCCTTCCCGGCATGACCTGGGCTGCAATCGGCTTCGGCCTCGCCTGGCTGTTGTGTGCCCTGACGGCATTCCTGTCGCGCGGCGCCTACCGGCTTGGCGCCGGCCGGACGTACCGGTTGCTTCATTGA
- a CDS encoding histidine--tRNA ligase, whose amino-acid sequence MNDKKKKPQKLKARLPRGFVDRSAADIRAVDEMTAKIREVYERYGFDPVETPLFEYTDALGKFLPDSDRPNEGVFSLQDDDEQWMSARYDLTAPLARHVAENFNDIQLPYRTYRAGYVFRNEKPGPGRFRQFMQFDADTVGAAGVQADAEMCMMMADTMEALGIKRGDYVIRVNNRKVLDGVLEAIGLGGEENAGRRLSVLRAIDKLDKFGFEGVRKLLGRGREDDSGAFTKGAELSEDKIDLIANFVRSGDRFERQKRIAELVAAMESGTEELKSLISQWADAPAEIVREKSGLSDDQIRELFAYLGTGPGIVQPGVVDRPRWSDDLTLRATFPDKQYDLRIDNLKTIELMRIRLPKNSTIEAGLDELANIARLTESGGYGSGRILIDPSVVRGLEYYTGPVYEAELQFPVTNEKGEKVVFGSVGGGGRYDGLVSRFMGQPVPATGFSIGVSRLMTALKNLGKLGMDEVIAPVVVCVMDRDIDSLGKYQQFTQTLRHAGIRAEMYQGNKKNFGDQLKYADRRGAPLAIIQGGDERGQGVVQIKDLIEGKRLSGEIEDNAAWREARVAQVSVPEADLVAKVREMLDAQDEDRKRARRGV is encoded by the coding sequence ATGAACGATAAAAAGAAGAAGCCCCAGAAGCTCAAGGCCCGCCTGCCGCGCGGTTTCGTCGATCGTTCCGCAGCCGACATCCGCGCCGTCGATGAGATGACCGCCAAGATCCGCGAAGTCTACGAACGCTACGGCTTCGATCCCGTCGAGACGCCGCTGTTCGAATATACCGACGCGCTCGGCAAATTCCTGCCCGACAGCGACCGCCCCAACGAAGGCGTCTTTTCGCTGCAGGACGACGACGAGCAGTGGATGAGCGCCCGCTACGACCTGACAGCCCCACTTGCCCGCCATGTCGCCGAAAACTTCAACGATATCCAGCTGCCCTACCGCACCTATCGCGCCGGCTACGTCTTCCGCAACGAAAAACCCGGCCCCGGCCGCTTCCGCCAATTCATGCAGTTCGACGCCGACACGGTCGGCGCCGCCGGCGTCCAGGCCGACGCCGAAATGTGCATGATGATGGCGGATACGATGGAAGCGCTTGGTATCAAGCGCGGGGATTATGTGATCCGGGTGAACAACCGGAAGGTTCTGGATGGGGTGCTGGAGGCGATCGGGCTTGGCGGGGAGGAGAATGCTGGACGACGGCTGAGTGTTTTGAGAGCTATCGACAAGTTGGATAAGTTTGGTTTCGAAGGTGTTAGGAAGCTCCTAGGCAGAGGTAGAGAAGATGATTCTGGGGCTTTCACGAAGGGTGCAGAGCTAAGTGAGGATAAGATAGACCTGATCGCGAACTTTGTTCGTTCGGGTGATCGTTTCGAGCGACAGAAGAGAATTGCAGAGCTAGTTGCGGCAATGGAAAGCGGTACTGAAGAGCTAAAGTCCTTGATCAGTCAGTGGGCCGACGCGCCGGCTGAAATCGTTCGCGAGAAGTCCGGTCTAAGTGATGATCAAATTCGTGAACTCTTCGCGTACCTCGGAACAGGGCCAGGAATTGTCCAACCCGGCGTCGTTGATAGGCCGCGTTGGTCCGATGATCTGACCTTGCGCGCGACATTTCCGGATAAACAATATGATTTGAGAATCGACAATCTGAAAACCATTGAATTGATGCGAATTAGACTGCCTAAGAACTCAACGATTGAGGCCGGTCTTGATGAGCTTGCAAATATAGCAAGGCTTACCGAATCAGGCGGCTATGGCTCGGGAAGAATACTCATCGACCCCTCTGTTGTCCGAGGACTCGAATATTACACCGGCCCTGTATATGAGGCTGAACTTCAGTTCCCCGTCACCAACGAAAAAGGCGAGAAGGTCGTCTTCGGCTCGGTCGGCGGCGGCGGGCGTTATGATGGTCTGGTCTCCCGCTTCATGGGCCAGCCGGTTCCCGCCACGGGCTTTTCCATCGGCGTCTCCCGCCTGATGACGGCGTTGAAGAATCTCGGCAAGCTCGGCATGGACGAGGTCATCGCCCCGGTCGTCGTCTGCGTCATGGACCGCGATATCGACAGCCTCGGCAAGTACCAGCAGTTCACGCAGACCCTGCGGCACGCCGGCATTCGCGCCGAAATGTACCAGGGCAACAAGAAGAATTTCGGCGATCAGTTGAAATATGCCGATCGTCGCGGCGCGCCGCTGGCCATCATCCAGGGCGGCGACGAGCGCGGGCAGGGCGTCGTCCAGATCAAGGACCTGATCGAGGGCAAGCGCCTGTCGGGCGAGATCGAGGACAACGCGGCATGGCGCGAAGCGCGGGTCGCCCAGGTCTCCGTGCCGGAAGCCGACCTGGTGGCCAAGGTCCGCGAGATGCTGGACGCGCAGGACGAGGATCGGAAGCGGGCGAGGCGGGGCGTTTGA
- the groES gene encoding co-chaperone GroES, producing the protein MTSTNFRPLHDRVVVRRIEAEAKTKGGIIIPDTAKEKPQEGEIVAVGTGTRDDKGALIALDVKAGDRILFGKWSGTEVKLNGEDLLIMKEADIMGVIG; encoded by the coding sequence ATGACAAGCACCAATTTCCGCCCCCTGCACGACCGCGTCGTCGTTCGCCGTATCGAGGCTGAAGCCAAGACCAAGGGCGGCATCATCATTCCTGACACCGCAAAGGAAAAGCCGCAGGAAGGCGAAATCGTCGCTGTCGGTACCGGCACACGTGACGACAAGGGCGCCCTCATTGCGCTCGACGTCAAGGCTGGCGACCGCATCCTGTTCGGCAAGTGGTCGGGCACCGAAGTCAAGCTCAACGGCGAAGACCTTCTGATCATGAAGGAAGCCGACATCATGGGCGTTATCGGCTGA
- a CDS encoding glutathione binding-like protein — MADLSAFPITTRWPAQNPDIIQLYSLPTPNGVKISIALEELGLAYEPHLVSFGTNDQKSPEFVSLNPNGRIPAIIDPNGPDGKPIGLFESGAILVYLAEKTGKLLPADAAGRYETLAWVMFQMGGVGPMFGQFGHFFKFAADKVANNSYPMERYRDESKRLLGVLEERLNGRQWLMGDDYTIADIATYPWIEGARKFYGGAEVLDYSSFPNVMAWVDRALARPAVQKGMDIPKRD, encoded by the coding sequence ATGGCCGACCTCAGTGCATTCCCGATTACCACCCGCTGGCCCGCTCAAAATCCGGATATTATTCAGCTCTATTCGCTGCCGACGCCGAATGGCGTGAAGATTTCCATAGCCTTGGAAGAACTCGGCCTTGCCTATGAGCCGCATTTGGTTTCCTTCGGCACCAACGACCAGAAATCGCCGGAATTCGTGTCGCTGAACCCGAATGGCCGCATTCCGGCGATCATCGATCCCAACGGCCCGGATGGCAAGCCGATCGGCCTGTTCGAATCCGGCGCGATCCTCGTCTATCTCGCCGAAAAGACCGGCAAGCTCCTTCCGGCCGATGCCGCCGGGCGCTACGAGACACTGGCCTGGGTGATGTTCCAGATGGGCGGCGTGGGTCCGATGTTCGGCCAGTTCGGTCATTTCTTCAAATTCGCGGCCGACAAGGTTGCCAATAATTCCTATCCGATGGAACGCTACCGGGACGAGTCCAAGCGCCTGCTCGGCGTTCTGGAAGAACGACTGAACGGGCGCCAGTGGCTGATGGGCGACGACTATACAATTGCCGACATCGCCACCTATCCGTGGATAGAAGGCGCCCGCAAATTCTATGGTGGCGCCGAGGTGCTGGACTATTCGAGCTTCCCCAATGTCATGGCCTGGGTGGACAGGGCCCTTGCCCGCCCGGCGGTGCAGAAGGGCATGGACATTCCCAAGCGCGATTGA
- the groL gene encoding chaperonin GroEL (60 kDa chaperone family; promotes refolding of misfolded polypeptides especially under stressful conditions; forms two stacked rings of heptamers to form a barrel-shaped 14mer; ends can be capped by GroES; misfolded proteins enter the barrel where they are refolded when GroES binds) — protein sequence MAAKEIKFGRTAREKMLRGVDILADAVKVTLGPKGRNVIIDKSFGAPRITKDGVSVAKEIELEDKFENMGAQMVREVASKTNDIAGDGTTTATVLAQAIVREGGKAVAAGMNPMDLKRGIDLAVSAVVKDLVAKAKKINTSEEVAQVGTISANGEKEIGQYIAEAMQKVGNEGVITVEEAKTAETELEVVEGMQFDRGYLSPYFVTNPEKMVAELEDAYILLHEKKLSNLQAMLPVLEAVVQTGKPLLIISEDVEGEALATLVVNKLRGGLKIAAVKAPGFGDRRKAMLEDIAVLTGGQVISEDIGIKLENVTLEMLGRAKKVSISKENTTIVDGAGAKNEIEGRVAQIKGQIEETTSDYDREKLQERLAKLAGGVAVIRVGGATEIEVKEKKDRIDDALNATRAAVQEGIVPGGGTALLRASVVLDIKGANDDQNAGINIIRKSLQSLVRQIAENAGDEGSIIVGKILESGTDNFGYNAQTGEYGDMIAMGIVDPVKVVRTALQNAASVASLLITTEAMIAEAPKKDSAGGGGMPDMGGMGGMGGMM from the coding sequence ATGGCAGCCAAAGAAATTAAGTTCGGCCGCACCGCGCGCGAAAAGATGCTGCGCGGCGTCGACATCCTCGCAGACGCAGTCAAGGTCACGCTCGGCCCGAAGGGTCGCAACGTCATCATCGACAAGTCCTTCGGCGCACCGCGCATCACCAAGGACGGCGTTTCCGTCGCCAAGGAAATCGAACTCGAAGACAAGTTCGAAAACATGGGCGCACAGATGGTCCGCGAAGTTGCTTCGAAGACCAACGACATCGCCGGTGACGGCACGACCACTGCTACCGTTCTCGCCCAGGCCATCGTTCGCGAAGGCGGCAAGGCCGTTGCAGCCGGCATGAACCCGATGGACCTGAAGCGCGGCATCGACCTCGCTGTTTCGGCCGTCGTCAAGGACCTCGTTGCCAAGGCAAAGAAGATCAACACTTCGGAAGAAGTGGCCCAGGTCGGCACGATCTCCGCCAATGGCGAAAAGGAAATCGGCCAGTACATCGCTGAAGCGATGCAGAAGGTCGGCAATGAAGGCGTCATCACGGTTGAAGAAGCCAAGACCGCCGAAACCGAACTCGAAGTCGTCGAAGGCATGCAGTTCGACCGCGGCTACCTCAGCCCTTACTTCGTGACCAACCCTGAAAAGATGGTTGCCGAACTGGAAGATGCTTACATCCTTCTCCATGAGAAGAAGCTTTCCAACCTGCAGGCGATGCTTCCGGTTCTGGAAGCCGTCGTTCAGACCGGCAAGCCGCTCCTGATCATCTCGGAAGACGTCGAAGGCGAAGCTCTTGCAACGCTCGTCGTCAACAAGCTGCGTGGCGGCCTGAAAATCGCTGCCGTCAAGGCTCCGGGCTTCGGCGATCGCCGCAAGGCCATGCTCGAAGACATCGCTGTCCTCACCGGTGGCCAGGTCATTTCCGAAGATATCGGCATCAAGCTGGAAAACGTCACGCTCGAAATGCTCGGCCGTGCGAAGAAGGTTTCGATTTCCAAGGAAAACACCACCATCGTTGATGGCGCCGGCGCCAAGAACGAGATCGAAGGCCGCGTTGCCCAGATCAAGGGCCAGATCGAAGAAACCACGTCCGACTACGATCGCGAGAAGCTGCAGGAACGTCTTGCCAAGCTCGCTGGCGGCGTTGCCGTCATCCGCGTCGGCGGTGCAACTGAAATCGAAGTCAAGGAAAAGAAGGACCGCATCGACGACGCGCTCAACGCAACGCGCGCTGCCGTTCAGGAAGGTATTGTTCCAGGCGGTGGTACTGCCCTGCTGCGCGCTTCCGTCGTCCTCGACATCAAGGGCGCCAACGACGATCAGAACGCCGGTATCAACATCATCCGCAAGTCGCTTCAGTCGCTGGTTCGCCAGATCGCTGAAAACGCAGGCGATGAAGGTTCGATCATCGTCGGCAAGATCCTCGAAAGCGGCACCGACAACTTCGGCTACAACGCCCAGACCGGCGAATATGGCGACATGATCGCCATGGGTATCGTCGATCCGGTCAAGGTCGTTCGCACGGCCCTGCAGAACGCAGCTTCGGTTGCTTCGCTGCTCATCACGACCGAAGCCATGATTGCCGAAGCCCCAAAGAAGGACTCCGCCGGCGGCGGCGGCATGCCGGACATGGGCGGAATGGGCGGAATGGGCGGCATGATGTAA
- a CDS encoding NAD(P)/FAD-dependent oxidoreductase has protein sequence MAGRLVVAGGGQAAFAVVSKLRALKDDRPVTIVAAEASLPYQRPPLSKKYLLREMDLDRLLYRPASWYTDNAVDVRLSTRVTGIDRDARCVALSDGSRLPYDVLALATGSTPRRLPASIGGDLGGVFVVRDFADADLLAEELQPGRHALIIGGGYIGLEAAAVARSSGLDVTVIEMADRILQRVASAATSDIVRSIHQDRGVDIREGTGLIRLLGTEGRVTAAELTNGSTIPVDLVIVGIGVTSNDAIAAQAGLEVGNGIVVDDFGRTSDPDIYAMGDCALLPWKDMRIRLESVQNAVDQAEAVAALLAGGTEPYRPKPWFWSDQYDVKLQIAGFGLGHDETIVRTGQRAGSVSVWYFASGRFIAVDAINDAKAYVTGKKLLDLGLTPDRAVLENQDADLKTLLP, from the coding sequence ATGGCAGGTAGACTTGTTGTCGCGGGCGGTGGTCAGGCCGCCTTTGCTGTGGTTTCGAAGCTGCGCGCCTTGAAGGACGACCGGCCGGTGACGATCGTGGCAGCCGAAGCAAGCCTGCCGTACCAGCGCCCGCCGCTGTCCAAGAAATACCTGCTGCGCGAGATGGATCTGGACCGGCTGCTGTATCGTCCGGCGAGCTGGTACACGGATAACGCGGTCGATGTGCGCCTGTCCACGCGCGTGACCGGCATCGACCGCGATGCCAGGTGCGTCGCGCTCAGCGATGGTTCAAGGCTTCCTTATGACGTGCTGGCGCTTGCCACCGGCTCGACCCCTCGGCGTCTGCCGGCCAGCATCGGTGGCGATCTCGGCGGCGTCTTCGTCGTCCGCGATTTTGCCGATGCCGATCTTCTGGCGGAAGAACTGCAGCCTGGCCGTCATGCTCTTATCATCGGCGGGGGTTATATCGGGCTTGAGGCCGCCGCGGTGGCGCGATCAAGCGGCCTCGATGTCACGGTTATCGAAATGGCGGACCGTATCCTGCAGCGGGTCGCATCCGCCGCAACGTCCGATATCGTGCGGTCGATTCACCAGGATCGCGGCGTCGATATCCGGGAAGGCACCGGCTTGATCCGGCTTCTTGGCACTGAAGGCCGTGTCACGGCGGCGGAATTGACGAACGGATCGACCATTCCCGTCGATCTGGTCATTGTCGGCATCGGTGTCACGTCGAACGACGCGATCGCCGCGCAAGCCGGCCTCGAAGTCGGCAATGGCATCGTGGTCGATGATTTTGGCCGCACCTCCGATCCCGACATCTACGCCATGGGCGATTGCGCGCTGCTGCCCTGGAAGGACATGCGCATCAGGCTCGAATCCGTGCAGAATGCCGTCGATCAGGCCGAGGCCGTTGCAGCGCTGCTGGCGGGAGGCACGGAGCCCTACAGGCCGAAACCCTGGTTCTGGTCGGACCAGTACGACGTCAAGCTGCAAATTGCCGGCTTCGGCCTCGGTCACGACGAGACCATTGTGCGCACAGGCCAGCGCGCAGGCAGCGTCTCCGTCTGGTATTTCGCAAGCGGCCGCTTCATCGCCGTCGATGCAATCAACGATGCCAAGGCCTATGTGACCGGAAAGAAACTGCTGGACCTCGGCCTGACGCCGGATCGCGCCGTTCTCGAAAATCAGGATGCGGACCTCAAGACGCTGTTGCCGTAA
- the hisG gene encoding ATP phosphoribosyltransferase, whose amino-acid sequence MTITIALPSKGRMKEDASAILKKAGLKIVAVGNERSYRGRVEGMDDVEIAFLSASEISREIGNGSIDFGVTGEDLIREGLAEADQRVEFCARLGFGHADVVVAVPEIWLDVETMADLGDVAADFRARHGRRLAIATKYWRLTQQFFSSQHGIQLYRIVESLGATEGAPASGSADIIVDITSTGSTLKANHLKILSDGIILRSQACLVRARKVEHENDPAVTRIVEAISRVC is encoded by the coding sequence ATGACCATCACCATCGCACTGCCCTCCAAGGGCCGGATGAAGGAAGACGCGTCTGCGATCTTAAAAAAGGCAGGACTGAAGATCGTCGCCGTCGGCAATGAGCGCTCCTATCGGGGACGGGTCGAGGGCATGGACGATGTCGAGATCGCCTTCCTCTCGGCCTCGGAAATCTCCCGCGAAATTGGCAACGGCTCGATCGATTTCGGCGTCACCGGCGAGGACCTGATCCGCGAAGGTCTGGCCGAGGCCGATCAGCGCGTCGAATTCTGCGCCCGGCTCGGCTTCGGTCATGCCGACGTCGTCGTCGCGGTTCCGGAAATCTGGCTCGATGTCGAGACCATGGCCGATCTTGGCGACGTCGCCGCCGATTTTCGCGCCCGCCATGGGCGCCGGTTGGCAATCGCCACGAAATACTGGCGGCTGACCCAGCAGTTCTTCTCCTCCCAGCACGGCATCCAACTTTATCGCATCGTCGAAAGCCTTGGCGCAACGGAAGGGGCGCCGGCCTCCGGTTCTGCCGATATCATCGTCGACATTACCTCTACCGGCTCGACGTTGAAGGCCAACCACCTGAAGATCCTGTCGGACGGGATCATTCTGCGGTCGCAGGCCTGTCTCGTCCGTGCCCGCAAGGTGGAGCATGAGAACGATCCGGCAGTGACGCGCATTGTCGAGGCTATCAGCCGCGTCTGCTGA
- a CDS encoding L,D-transpeptidase — protein sequence MMKKTLILATSLLLAFTSLSQAQDRYQNRPPVVISPDLTAPWVTQLGGRPDRVVYRQQRPVKVQTQRATRKQYLFGQARRSGVAVAQPVAMTRAQKPVERQIAPQFLPQTVAYDTKEKAGTIVIDTNNRFLYLVTGNGEARRYGVGVGKPGFEWAGVHKVTRKAEWPTWTPPSEMRAREAAKGHYLPVSMEGGEGNPLGARAMYLGSTLYRIHGTNAPWSIGYAVSSGCIRMRNQDVTDLYERVKIGTKVVVI from the coding sequence ATGATGAAAAAAACCCTTATCCTTGCCACATCCCTGTTGCTTGCCTTCACCAGCCTTTCGCAGGCGCAGGACCGTTATCAGAACCGGCCACCGGTTGTGATCAGCCCCGATCTCACCGCCCCCTGGGTAACCCAGCTCGGCGGTCGTCCGGACCGGGTCGTCTACCGGCAGCAGCGTCCTGTCAAAGTCCAGACGCAGCGCGCCACCCGAAAACAATATCTGTTCGGCCAGGCCAGACGTTCCGGCGTTGCCGTGGCCCAACCCGTCGCCATGACACGGGCGCAAAAGCCGGTGGAGCGGCAGATCGCGCCACAGTTCCTGCCGCAGACGGTCGCCTACGACACCAAGGAGAAGGCGGGAACGATCGTCATCGACACCAACAACCGCTTCCTCTATCTGGTGACAGGCAACGGCGAGGCCCGCCGCTATGGCGTCGGCGTCGGCAAGCCGGGCTTCGAATGGGCCGGCGTTCACAAGGTCACCCGCAAGGCCGAATGGCCGACCTGGACCCCGCCTTCGGAAATGCGGGCGCGGGAAGCCGCCAAGGGTCATTACCTGCCCGTCAGCATGGAGGGCGGCGAGGGCAATCCGCTCGGTGCACGCGCGATGTATCTCGGCTCGACGCTCTACCGCATCCACGGCACGAACGCGCCCTGGAGCATTGGCTACGCGGTTTCCTCCGGCTGCATCCGCATGCGCAACCAGGACGTGACGGATCTGTACGAACGCGTGAAGATTGGCACGAAGGTCGTCGTGATCTAA
- the copM gene encoding CopM family metallochaperone — MSLRTITAAAILAASFTLPASAQEMNHDAMDHGTMNQGAMSAEPKGDRGPSSKAFAAANAKMHGAMDIAYTGNADMDFVRGMIAHHQGAIDMAKIELEFGKDAQLRKLAEEVISAQEAEIKTMKAWLAENGG, encoded by the coding sequence ATGTCTCTGAGAACGATCACGGCCGCCGCAATTCTGGCCGCCAGCTTCACCCTGCCCGCATCGGCCCAGGAAATGAACCATGACGCGATGGATCATGGCACGATGAACCAGGGCGCGATGTCGGCCGAACCGAAAGGCGATAGAGGTCCCTCCAGCAAGGCCTTTGCCGCGGCCAACGCCAAAATGCACGGGGCCATGGACATCGCCTATACCGGCAATGCCGATATGGATTTCGTGCGCGGCATGATCGCCCATCATCAGGGGGCTATCGACATGGCGAAGATCGAGCTGGAGTTCGGCAAGGACGCCCAACTTCGCAAGCTCGCCGAAGAGGTCATTTCCGCTCAGGAGGCGGAAATTAAAACCATGAAGGCTTGGCTTGCCGAAAACGGCGGCTGA
- a CDS encoding ATP phosphoribosyltransferase regulatory subunit has product MPLINLPPFAAELLAHFERLGTLRVDTPVIQPAEPFLDMAGEDLRRRIFMTESETGKSLCLRPEFTIPVCLRHIETATGTPQRYSYLGEVFRQRREGANEFYQAGIEDLGETDVASADARVIGDAIAILTARLPGRSLKVTLGDQSVFEAVVAACGLPAGWQKRLIHAFGNPQQIDALLTRLSNPQPVTGLDPEIEALLTSGNETALVAHLDETMQATGYSTNASRSPREIAARLKEKRALEKTALDGRTLDILKQFLSLNVPLAHAPAALFAFAEKSGLSLDGALSRFDARVAALANAGVEPSLLSYRAAFGRPLDYYTGLVFEIVIDGSAAVLAGGGRFDRLMTLLGARERIPAVGFALWLDRIEQALASQEGQISR; this is encoded by the coding sequence ATGCCTCTGATCAACCTCCCACCCTTCGCCGCCGAACTTCTCGCCCACTTCGAGCGCCTGGGAACGCTGCGCGTCGATACCCCGGTCATCCAGCCGGCCGAGCCCTTTCTCGACATGGCCGGCGAGGATCTGCGCCGGCGGATCTTCATGACTGAGAGCGAGACGGGCAAGAGCCTTTGCCTGCGGCCGGAATTCACCATTCCCGTCTGCTTGCGCCATATCGAGACGGCGACCGGCACACCGCAGCGCTACTCCTATCTCGGTGAAGTATTCCGCCAGCGCCGCGAGGGGGCGAACGAATTCTATCAGGCCGGGATCGAGGATCTGGGCGAGACCGACGTGGCGAGCGCCGATGCGCGGGTCATTGGCGACGCCATCGCGATACTGACGGCACGGCTGCCGGGCCGGAGCCTCAAGGTGACGCTCGGCGACCAGTCGGTCTTCGAGGCGGTCGTCGCCGCCTGCGGCCTGCCCGCCGGCTGGCAGAAGCGCCTGATCCACGCCTTCGGCAATCCCCAACAGATCGATGCCCTGCTGACGCGGCTCTCTAACCCGCAGCCGGTGACGGGACTCGACCCCGAGATCGAAGCGCTGCTGACCTCCGGCAACGAGACGGCGCTGGTTGCCCATCTCGACGAGACGATGCAGGCGACGGGCTATTCCACGAATGCAAGCCGCAGCCCGAGGGAAATCGCAGCACGCCTGAAGGAAAAGCGGGCGCTGGAAAAGACCGCGCTGGATGGCAGGACCCTCGATATCCTCAAGCAATTCCTGTCGCTGAACGTGCCCCTGGCGCATGCCCCGGCCGCACTGTTCGCCTTTGCCGAAAAGTCCGGCCTCTCGCTTGACGGCGCCCTGTCGCGGTTCGACGCGCGGGTGGCGGCGCTTGCCAATGCTGGCGTCGAACCTTCGCTGCTCAGCTACCGCGCCGCCTTCGGCCGGCCGCTCGATTATTACACCGGCCTCGTTTTTGAAATCGTCATAGACGGCTCAGCCGCCGTTCTGGCCGGTGGCGGCCGCTTCGATCGGCTGATGACGCTGCTGGGCGCCCGGGAACGCATTCCCGCCGTCGGCTTTGCCCTCTGGCTCGACCGCATCGAACAGGCGCTGGCCTCTCAGGAAGGGCAGATTTCTCGATGA
- a CDS encoding DNA-3-methyladenine glycosylase I: MTAKGIITGADGLGRCAWHGNLEDYQRYHDEEWGLPMADDIRLFEKICLEGFQSGLSWLTILRKREAFRAAFAGFDFDVVATFGDDDIARCLADAGIVRHRGKIVSTINNAKRAQEMKAEFGSLARYFWSHEPGGNERPQVVTYETIAANPTTPTSVMISKDLKKRGWTFVGPTTVYAFMQAMGLVNDHMEGCVCREKIEAMRAAFIRP, from the coding sequence GTGACGGCAAAGGGCATCATTACGGGCGCGGACGGGCTTGGCCGTTGCGCCTGGCATGGCAATCTTGAGGACTACCAGCGCTATCACGACGAGGAATGGGGCCTTCCGATGGCGGATGACATCCGGCTTTTCGAGAAGATTTGCCTTGAAGGCTTTCAGTCCGGCCTGTCCTGGCTGACGATCCTGAGAAAGCGCGAAGCCTTTCGCGCCGCCTTTGCGGGCTTCGATTTCGACGTGGTGGCAACCTTCGGCGACGACGATATTGCTCGCTGTCTTGCCGATGCCGGTATCGTCAGGCACCGCGGCAAGATCGTTTCCACCATCAACAATGCGAAACGGGCGCAGGAGATGAAAGCGGAATTCGGCTCGCTCGCCCGCTATTTCTGGAGCCACGAGCCCGGCGGCAATGAGCGGCCGCAGGTGGTGACTTACGAGACGATTGCCGCCAATCCGACGACTCCGACCTCCGTCATGATCTCCAAGGACCTGAAAAAACGCGGCTGGACCTTCGTCGGCCCGACCACGGTCTACGCCTTCATGCAGGCCATGGGCCTGGTCAACGACCATATGGAGGGCTGCGTCTGCCGGGAAAAGATCGAGGCAATGCGCGCCGCCTTCATCCGGCCTTGA